One part of the Planctomycetaceae bacterium genome encodes these proteins:
- a CDS encoding ABC transporter permease produces the protein MLEQLLPAGPIFVREALTAPRRLRHYLLRSGYVACLLVLMYSIRQATIGFQDVQFSGDIASFSNLAFQVFALLQMTLGMFFATLFTAANVAQEKDRRTLILLLMTDMRNRELTYGKLLASLLIVAVLIAASIPVFCTLRLLGGVTWGQVFWTEALIAAASLAAGSWGCLVAFWREKTFQTLAISVLGVVLAVAFVEGLAIVAGTSSNIGSWIALASPYRQLGHILNPLSTTTSGPVSVSALPSVAILLATALGLSLFTVARLRVWNPSQSLRQSAMESPENSASDAAGEAVSVPRVTKVTRHRHVWNNPVVWKEVVTRGYGKRMLWIKLAYVLLAVLIGYGVISSGGNSTDSLVLGMVSPATAAFLGISLISLLLANAQAVTSITTERDWKTLDILLATDLNAREFMTGKIVGALWNAREMVLLPMLLVVWMLIRGTNASLTLENSVYLIVTYFVLSLFAVMLGLHAGLTYENSRSAIANSLGTMFFLFIGIFIFMLLLVEARSSFAVQMQSFIVFIGLGSIGLYSSLTHKNPSSALTMAAALLPFLTFYAITEFLMAGSLGVCLAICFAYGFATIAMLIPSISDFDVALGRTTNDAG, from the coding sequence ATGCTGGAGCAACTCTTGCCCGCAGGTCCGATCTTTGTTCGAGAAGCTCTGACGGCCCCTCGACGGTTACGTCACTACCTGCTGCGATCGGGTTACGTCGCGTGCCTGCTGGTGCTGATGTATTCCATCCGCCAGGCCACCATCGGCTTTCAGGACGTGCAGTTTTCCGGCGATATCGCGTCGTTCAGCAACCTGGCGTTTCAGGTATTTGCGCTGCTGCAAATGACGCTGGGAATGTTCTTTGCCACTCTGTTTACAGCGGCCAACGTTGCTCAGGAAAAGGATCGCCGAACGCTGATCCTGCTGCTGATGACAGACATGCGCAACCGCGAGCTGACCTATGGAAAGCTGCTGGCCAGCCTGCTGATCGTCGCTGTCCTGATCGCGGCTTCCATTCCCGTGTTCTGCACGCTGCGACTGCTGGGCGGTGTCACGTGGGGCCAGGTGTTCTGGACGGAAGCTCTGATCGCCGCCGCGTCACTGGCTGCCGGAAGCTGGGGATGTCTGGTCGCGTTCTGGCGGGAAAAGACGTTTCAAACCCTGGCCATCAGCGTGCTGGGTGTCGTGCTGGCGGTGGCTTTCGTGGAAGGCCTGGCAATCGTGGCCGGCACCTCGTCGAACATTGGTTCCTGGATCGCGCTGGCTTCGCCCTACCGTCAGCTTGGCCACATCCTGAATCCACTGTCGACGACGACGTCCGGGCCCGTGTCCGTGTCGGCACTGCCGTCCGTGGCAATCCTGCTGGCGACGGCGCTGGGGTTGAGCCTGTTTACCGTCGCCCGGCTGCGAGTCTGGAATCCGTCGCAGTCGCTGCGGCAATCCGCCATGGAAAGTCCCGAAAACTCTGCCTCAGACGCAGCGGGCGAAGCGGTCTCAGTGCCGCGAGTCACAAAGGTCACTCGACACCGGCACGTCTGGAACAATCCGGTCGTGTGGAAAGAAGTCGTCACGCGCGGATACGGGAAACGCATGTTGTGGATCAAACTTGCCTACGTGCTGCTGGCCGTGCTGATCGGCTATGGAGTCATCTCGTCCGGCGGAAATTCCACGGATTCGCTGGTGCTGGGCATGGTATCTCCCGCAACCGCCGCGTTTCTGGGAATCAGCCTGATCAGCCTGCTGCTGGCCAATGCCCAGGCCGTGACTTCCATTACCACGGAACGCGACTGGAAGACTCTGGACATCCTGCTGGCGACGGACCTGAACGCTCGGGAATTCATGACAGGAAAAATCGTCGGCGCACTGTGGAACGCCCGGGAGATGGTGTTGCTGCCGATGCTGCTGGTCGTGTGGATGCTGATTCGCGGAACGAATGCTTCACTGACGCTGGAGAATTCTGTCTACCTGATCGTGACGTATTTTGTTCTCAGCCTGTTTGCGGTGATGCTGGGACTACACGCCGGCCTGACATACGAGAACTCGCGGTCGGCGATTGCCAACAGTCTGGGCACCATGTTCTTTCTGTTCATCGGGATCTTCATTTTCATGCTGCTGCTGGTGGAAGCGCGGTCGTCGTTCGCCGTGCAGATGCAGAGCTTCATCGTGTTCATCGGGCTTGGCAGCATCGGGCTCTATAGTTCACTGACTCATAAGAATCCGTCCAGCGCACTCACGATGGCGGCCGCGCTGCTGCCGTTCCTGACGTTTTATGCGATCACCGAATTTCTCATGGCGGGAAGCCTGGGAGTCTGTCTGGCGATCTGCTTCGCTTACGGGTTTGCCACAATCGCCATGCTGATTCCGTCCATCAGTGACTTTGACGTGGCACTGGGACGAACCACGAATGACGCAGGATGA
- a CDS encoding ABC transporter ATP-binding protein, with product MIETRNLTKRYGNLIAVNNITLKLEEGDVFGFIGPNGSGKTTTMRMIATLLNPDHGEAYVCGKSIYTDQEEIRRLVGFMPDFFGVYDDMTVVEYLEFFSAAYRIPSAQRRKVCEEKLELVDMAFKRDAMVNELSRGQTQRIGLARTLLHDPQVLLLDEPASGLDPRARIEIRNLLKRLGEMKKTVIVSSHILPELADVCTRVGMIEKGNLIVDGNVAEVMRKARQRILLNIRVRERTEDAARLLEQSDLIEQVAIGKNQLLEVTVKPDTMDYSDIPRLLIQEGFALTLFREEDVNLETAFLQLTKGLVQ from the coding sequence GTGATTGAAACACGCAACCTGACGAAGCGATACGGAAACCTGATCGCCGTCAACAACATCACGCTCAAGCTGGAAGAAGGGGACGTGTTCGGCTTCATCGGTCCCAACGGATCGGGCAAGACGACCACCATGCGGATGATCGCGACGCTGCTGAATCCGGATCACGGCGAAGCGTATGTCTGCGGCAAATCGATCTACACCGATCAGGAAGAAATCCGCCGGCTGGTGGGATTCATGCCCGACTTCTTCGGCGTCTACGACGACATGACCGTTGTCGAATACCTGGAATTCTTCTCCGCCGCGTACCGCATCCCGTCAGCTCAGCGACGAAAGGTGTGCGAAGAGAAACTGGAACTCGTTGACATGGCCTTCAAGCGGGATGCCATGGTCAACGAACTATCCCGCGGCCAGACACAGCGCATCGGTCTTGCGCGGACGCTGCTGCATGATCCGCAGGTGCTGTTGCTGGACGAACCGGCCAGCGGCCTGGATCCGCGGGCACGCATCGAAATCCGCAACCTGCTGAAGCGACTGGGGGAAATGAAAAAAACGGTGATTGTTTCCAGTCACATCCTTCCGGAACTTGCCGACGTGTGTACTCGCGTCGGCATGATCGAAAAGGGAAACCTGATCGTGGACGGCAACGTCGCCGAAGTGATGCGGAAGGCTCGCCAGCGAATTTTGCTGAACATCCGCGTCCGTGAACGCACCGAAGACGCGGCGAGGCTGCTGGAACAGTCCGATCTGATCGAACAGGTCGCCATCGGCAAAAACCAACTGCTGGAAGTCACCGTCAAACCGGACACGATGGACTACAGCGACATCCCGCGACTGCTGATCCAGGAGGGCTTCGCTCTGACTCTTTTCCGTGAGGAAGACGTGAACCTGGAAACCGCATTCCTGCAGTTGACGAAAGGTCTCGTGCAGTAA
- the moaA gene encoding GTP 3',8-cyclase MoaA, which produces MSPEPSNVNTTANPLTLIDSFGRVHNNLRVSVTDRCNIRCFYCMPADNAEFMPRAELLSFEEIERVVLIGTTVGIDRVRLTGGEPLVRRGLPKLISKLVAVPGIVDVGLTTNGVLLSEQAQQLRDAGLARLNISLDALDPQVFQQITRRNSYNAVIAGIQAARDAGFSPIKLNAVSVRGMTESQIIPFGELARETDTQVRFIEFMPLDADSQWQRDKVLFAHEIIAVLEAEFGALTPVPSTNPNAPAVDFEFADGRGRIGMIASVSQPFCSSCNRFRLTADGKLRNCLFSQDETDIRDLLRNGGTNGQIAAAMLCCIAEKKEGHEINTARFIQPVRPMYSIGG; this is translated from the coding sequence ATGAGCCCTGAACCATCGAATGTGAACACGACGGCGAATCCGCTGACACTGATCGATTCGTTCGGCCGGGTTCACAACAACCTGCGAGTCAGCGTGACGGATCGCTGTAACATTCGCTGCTTCTACTGCATGCCGGCGGACAACGCCGAATTCATGCCGCGCGCGGAACTGTTGTCGTTTGAGGAAATCGAACGCGTCGTCCTCATCGGAACGACAGTCGGCATTGACCGGGTGCGGCTGACGGGAGGCGAGCCGCTGGTCCGTCGCGGGCTGCCCAAACTGATTTCGAAACTGGTCGCGGTTCCCGGCATTGTCGACGTCGGACTAACGACGAACGGAGTGCTGCTGTCCGAACAGGCTCAGCAGCTTCGCGACGCCGGCCTGGCTCGCCTGAACATCAGCCTGGACGCGCTCGACCCGCAGGTCTTCCAACAGATCACTCGCCGCAACAGCTACAACGCGGTCATCGCCGGAATCCAGGCGGCTCGCGATGCCGGTTTCAGCCCGATCAAACTCAACGCGGTTTCCGTCCGGGGCATGACGGAAAGCCAGATCATTCCGTTTGGCGAACTGGCTCGCGAAACCGACACTCAGGTCCGCTTCATTGAATTCATGCCACTCGACGCCGACAGCCAGTGGCAACGCGACAAAGTCCTGTTCGCTCACGAAATTATCGCCGTTCTGGAAGCGGAATTCGGAGCACTCACGCCGGTGCCCTCAACGAACCCGAATGCTCCGGCTGTCGATTTCGAATTCGCCGACGGTCGGGGCCGGATCGGCATGATTGCATCGGTAAGCCAGCCATTCTGTTCAAGCTGCAACCGGTTCCGGCTGACCGCCGACGGCAAGCTTCGTAACTGCCTGTTCAGTCAGGACGAAACCGACATCCGCGACCTGCTGCGAAACGGCGGAACGAACGGTCAGATCGCCGCTGCAATGCTGTGCTGCATCGCCGAAAAGAAGGAGGGCCACGAAATCAACACGGCCCGCTTCATTCAGCCTGTCCGCCCGATGTATTCCATCGGCGGCTGA
- a CDS encoding molybdenum cofactor biosynthesis protein MoaE → MIQITTSEIDVAAVTASVRDHRAGAVVLFLGTVREFTGDVQTSSLEYEAYGDMAMVALRQLADEASRTWPLVAASIVHRTGPLDLGDIAVAVAVSSAHRREAFEAGQWIMDTLKQRVPIWKKEVYAGGRTEWIHPGADTISQPAAKEL, encoded by the coding sequence ACGACATCAGAAATCGACGTTGCCGCAGTCACGGCATCGGTGCGAGACCACCGTGCGGGGGCCGTGGTGCTATTTCTGGGCACCGTTCGGGAATTCACCGGCGACGTGCAGACTTCGTCTCTGGAATATGAAGCGTACGGCGACATGGCTATGGTCGCTCTGCGACAGTTGGCGGACGAAGCATCGCGGACGTGGCCGCTGGTCGCCGCTTCGATCGTTCACCGCACCGGGCCGCTGGACCTGGGAGACATCGCCGTTGCCGTGGCGGTCAGTTCCGCCCATCGCCGCGAAGCGTTCGAAGCAGGACAGTGGATCATGGACACACTGAAACAACGCGTGCCGATCTGGAAGAAGGAAGTCTACGCCGGCGGACGAACTGAGTGGATTCATCCCGGCGCCGACACGATATCGCAGCCTGCGGCAAAGGAACTTTGA